A DNA window from bacterium contains the following coding sequences:
- a CDS encoding DNA-3-methyladenine glycosylase I: MKRCPWSNTDPLMISYHDTEWGVPAHDDRKLFEYLILD, encoded by the coding sequence TTGAAGCGTTGTCCGTGGTCGAACACAGACCCCCTGATGATCTCGTATCATGACACAGAGTGGGGTGTGCCGGCCCACGACGACAGGAAGCTCTTTGAATATCTGATCCTCGAT